The Sandaracinaceae bacterium genome contains a region encoding:
- a CDS encoding Fic family protein, translating to MGTRQSLPASGSPAAIQPARYAGPRRAALADAAAVLREEAAALGAPLVPAAAHALAEVVDRVRVYSSGRIEGHDTTIAEIEAVARGEFAADPVRRDKQQEALAGLETMSLLRAAVPRDAGPDSAELLAWLYASDRPAAIHREYTARIPAPLRTYTTRDGVAHALVPGELRHLVVSVGQHVAPPPEAVTEQLRTWAQAYRMATDRPGRVLDALASHHRLLFIHPFLDGNGRVARLHTELTLESIGVRGGGLWSASAAMLKDRDGYMQALAAASRTRAGDLDGRGNLSQQGLEAWLRWALDRCTAEVRAMQHVARACPDNIERWARDQGADARTVAVIGAVWRSGELSRAEALGTTGASGRTASRLVGEATRLGVVTADTHRAPLRPAIPREAVASLGQLYPRG from the coding sequence ATGGGAACTCGCCAATCATTGCCCGCCTCCGGCTCACCCGCCGCCATCCAGCCAGCGCGCTACGCGGGGCCTCGGCGTGCCGCTCTTGCGGACGCGGCGGCGGTGCTGCGCGAGGAGGCGGCGGCGCTCGGCGCCCCGTTGGTGCCTGCGGCGGCCCACGCTCTCGCTGAAGTCGTCGACCGCGTGCGCGTGTACTCGTCGGGGCGCATCGAAGGGCACGACACCACCATCGCCGAGATCGAGGCCGTGGCGCGCGGCGAGTTCGCGGCGGACCCGGTGCGACGCGACAAGCAGCAGGAGGCGTTGGCAGGGCTCGAGACGATGTCGCTGCTGCGCGCGGCGGTGCCGCGTGACGCGGGGCCCGACAGCGCCGAGCTGCTCGCTTGGCTGTACGCGAGTGATCGGCCCGCCGCGATTCACCGTGAGTACACGGCGCGCATCCCCGCGCCGCTGCGGACCTACACCACGCGCGACGGCGTGGCCCACGCGCTCGTGCCGGGAGAGCTGCGTCACCTGGTCGTGAGCGTCGGGCAGCACGTCGCGCCTCCCCCCGAGGCCGTCACGGAGCAGCTGCGCACCTGGGCACAGGCCTATCGCATGGCCACGGACCGCCCGGGGCGGGTGCTGGACGCGCTCGCCAGCCACCACCGACTGCTGTTCATCCACCCGTTCCTCGACGGCAACGGGCGCGTCGCGCGGCTGCACACCGAGCTGACGCTGGAGTCCATCGGGGTGCGCGGCGGCGGCTTGTGGTCCGCGTCGGCCGCCATGCTCAAGGACCGCGACGGCTACATGCAGGCGCTCGCGGCGGCGTCGCGCACGCGCGCCGGAGACTTGGACGGCCGCGGCAACCTCTCGCAGCAGGGCCTAGAGGCGTGGCTGCGTTGGGCCCTCGACCGCTGCACGGCAGAGGTGCGCGCGATGCAGCACGTGGCACGCGCGTGCCCAGACAACATCGAGCGCTGGGCACGGGACCAGGGCGCCGACGCACGCACCGTGGCTGTCATCGGGGCCGTGTGGCGCAGCGGCGAGCTCTCTCGCGCGGAGGCGCTGGGCACGACGGGTGCCAGCGGTCGCACCGCGTCTCGGCTCGTCGGCGAGGCCACACGTCTGGGTGTCGTGACGGCGGACACCCACCGCGCGCCGCTCCGTCCCGCCATCCCGCGGGAGGCCGTCGCCTCGCTGGGGCAGCTCTACCCACGCGGATAG
- a CDS encoding c-type cytochrome, with translation MRPPSIPHVSSRRVCPRVLVAMLLLTPLGGCADAGPVPDASVSADGSTSDATVRDDAATDAAANDGGPPADQGVDRYAWWEQERARRQAALDTYLSDNEAALRTMLYAPLGGFGVPRRAVDRFSEVMPDIWGPPEEKFAAVGLGPDLYDPSNPLPLGIAPFRSAGVDYAVIACGTCHVGRVVGPDGVDRLLFGAPNTRMNAIFNAFEQSAEDPRWNDLGAGIPGATVRTALQLRRQVEERVLLDFTFSTARNANAPDPFALDRPGYFDSFAVIFAMQTLPEALLPGTDATLDAIMPPNPAEADVMSIWLQRDRPAAEWDGSMPHAIYRNLAASVGAVGFGFAVNFEPSAVVAEFSRDLPPPPYPFPVDGVRAARGAALFQGHCASCHYPGANTVYPPAVTGTDPNRAHAITTAGRTRLLQALRSACTDSTLCAATDAEILVPVSDPNRLGYLALPLQGLWARAPYLHNGSVPTLRHLLVPSSRPTSFMRGATHYNTSDVGFEWQPSRVNDPYAHAYDTTRTGRSNGGHDTLMFLGRDWGSDPEALADLLEFLKTL, from the coding sequence ATGCGTCCCCCCTCCATCCCCCACGTCAGCTCACGCCGTGTTTGCCCGCGGGTGCTGGTCGCCATGCTGCTCCTCACGCCGCTGGGCGGCTGCGCCGACGCGGGGCCCGTGCCGGACGCGTCCGTGTCGGCGGACGGGAGCACGTCCGACGCGACGGTTCGGGATGACGCCGCGACCGACGCCGCCGCCAACGACGGCGGCCCACCCGCAGACCAGGGTGTCGACCGCTACGCGTGGTGGGAGCAGGAGCGCGCGCGCCGGCAGGCCGCCCTCGATACCTACCTGAGCGACAACGAGGCCGCGCTGCGCACCATGCTCTACGCGCCCCTCGGCGGCTTCGGCGTGCCGCGACGCGCGGTGGACCGCTTCTCCGAGGTCATGCCCGACATCTGGGGCCCACCCGAGGAGAAGTTCGCGGCCGTGGGCCTCGGGCCGGACCTGTACGACCCCAGCAACCCGCTTCCGCTCGGCATCGCCCCCTTCCGCTCCGCCGGGGTGGACTACGCGGTCATCGCGTGTGGCACGTGCCACGTGGGCCGCGTGGTGGGCCCCGACGGAGTGGACCGCCTGCTGTTCGGCGCCCCCAACACACGCATGAACGCCATCTTCAACGCGTTCGAGCAGAGCGCCGAAGACCCGCGCTGGAACGACCTCGGCGCGGGCATCCCGGGGGCCACGGTGCGCACGGCGCTCCAGCTGCGTCGGCAGGTGGAGGAGCGCGTCCTGCTGGACTTCACGTTCAGCACCGCGCGCAACGCGAACGCGCCCGACCCGTTCGCTCTGGACCGGCCCGGCTACTTCGACTCGTTCGCGGTCATCTTCGCCATGCAGACGCTACCCGAGGCGCTGCTCCCGGGGACGGACGCCACGCTCGACGCCATCATGCCGCCCAACCCGGCCGAGGCCGACGTGATGAGCATCTGGCTCCAGCGCGACCGCCCCGCGGCCGAGTGGGACGGCAGCATGCCGCACGCCATCTACCGCAACCTCGCGGCCTCGGTGGGCGCCGTGGGCTTCGGCTTCGCGGTCAACTTCGAGCCCTCCGCCGTGGTGGCCGAGTTCTCGCGCGACCTGCCGCCTCCGCCGTACCCGTTCCCCGTCGACGGCGTGCGCGCGGCTCGCGGGGCTGCGCTGTTCCAGGGGCACTGCGCCAGCTGCCACTACCCGGGCGCGAACACCGTGTACCCGCCGGCCGTGACCGGCACCGACCCGAACCGCGCGCACGCCATCACCACGGCGGGCCGCACGCGTCTCTTGCAGGCGCTGCGCTCGGCCTGCACGGACAGCACGCTGTGCGCGGCCACCGACGCGGAGATCCTCGTGCCCGTGTCGGACCCCAACCGCCTCGGCTACCTGGCGCTGCCGCTCCAAGGTCTGTGGGCGCGCGCGCCCTACCTGCACAACGGGTCGGTGCCCACGCTGCGCCACCTGCTCGTACCATCGTCGCGCCCCACCTCGTTCATGCGCGGCGCCACGCACTACAACACGAGCGACGTCGGCTTCGAGTGGCAGCCCTCGCGCGTGAACGACCCATACGCGCACGCTTACGACACGACCCGCACCGGCCGCTCCAACGGCGGGCACGACACGCTCATGTTCCTCGGCCGTGACTGGGGCAGCGACCCCGAGGCCCTGGCCGACCTGCTGGAGTTCCTGAAGACGCTCTGA